One genomic window of Gemmatimonadaceae bacterium includes the following:
- a CDS encoding glycosyltransferase family 2 protein: MVIEPRPGLAWARNRALLEARSDVMLFTDDDCVPDAGWIEAHRSLYDRNPDIDLSTGPVEPLELVTPAQVLFERYGGFIARYRRQWICAPRGIVSAPRSEMSGRSESRELRDAAAVDCAGGPVRRGAWRRDERQRRRGTGILFPRAQTRRITGT, encoded by the coding sequence ATGGTGATCGAGCCTCGGCCGGGACTCGCATGGGCCCGCAATCGCGCATTGCTCGAGGCGCGGTCGGACGTCATGCTCTTCACGGACGATGATTGCGTACCGGACGCCGGGTGGATCGAAGCCCACCGGAGCCTGTACGATCGGAATCCCGACATCGACTTGAGCACAGGACCCGTCGAACCCCTGGAGCTGGTTACGCCCGCCCAAGTCCTGTTTGAACGCTATGGTGGCTTCATCGCGCGTTACCGCCGACAGTGGATTTGTGCGCCGCGGGGGATTGTGTCGGCACCGCGGTCAGAGATGTCGGGACGATCGGAGTCGCGCGAACTTCGGGATGCGGCGGCGGTTGATTGCGCGGGTGGGCCTGTTCGACGCGGCGCTTGGCGCCGGGACGAGCGCCAGCGGCGGCGAGGAACTGGAATACTTTTTCCGCGCGCTCAGACTCGGCGCATTACTGGCACGTGA